AGTGAGAGGCAGGAGGGAGTGAGGTCCCTCGTGACTGTGGAGAGACCATTCAGACTCTGGACTGCTACTTCTAGACTAATTTTTATAGGAGAAAAAGGACTTCTATTTCCATCTCATTTAATATACTGTGTTTTGAGTATTCTGATTATACAGcctaatcctaatcctaactAGTATTATATCAACATCACCACCGATTATTCTGCATTAAATAGTCCAGGCTAATCTAATGATCTGtataagaaagagaaagggtggaggagggagggagggaggcatggAGAAGCATCCGGACACAGGAATAATCCACACCCTTGGGAAGTCCCCATTTTGGTTCCAGTGCAGTAAGTGGCGAGGATAAAGAGATTCAGCACCACGGACAGATCACGAGCAGCCGTTGTCGGGGGATAGGGCAGGAGGAGATGAGGAACAAGTTTTCTTGAGGTGGTGGTTCTCCTCGACATATGCTCATTAATCTCTCTGTACTAGGCACCATGCTAGGAGCTGGGCTAAATACCAAGATATATTTTTCCCAACTCCACACACAGCTCCTGGGACCCAAGGAAACAGATCAACATGGGAAGGCTTCCTAAAGCAAAAGGAGGGGATTGAGAGCCAGCAGAGGAGTGAAGCAAGGGACTGTGTGACAGGATGGAAAGCGCGCTGAAGAACAAGGgacccttgtgtgtgtgtgtctgtgtgcatgtgtgtgtgtgtgtgcgctccTTTAGTTCACAGACCGTCTGGTCTGTGAACTAAAGGAGAGTGTTGAACTGGTTGGAGTTAAAGACAGTGAGTTATCAGGACTTTTCATTCCTCTTATTCTACATCAAAGATTCTAATTGCTGGTCTCAGGAATCTATGGTGCTGTGATTACAACATATATGGAATCTATGACTAGGATTCTACAATTTTAATTCTAAGGCTCCGCTTCAGTTacctactgctgtgtaacaaaccaccccaaaactgaGTGGCTTAAGACAACCACTATTTTATTGTTCACACCAGAACCAGAGTTCAGCAGTTCTACTTGTCTCATCTGGCATCACTTGGACAGCCAGAGTCAATCGGAAGATCATCTGGGGACTGGTTGGTCTAGGGGGCTTCAGGCGAGATGACTCATTTCTGGTCTCTTCCTCCAAGAGGCTTGATTGGGTTTCTATAGATGGCAATTTCAGGTGAGCAAGAAGAGGGGAACCCCAACACACAAGTACTTTTTAAGCATCTGCTTGCATCACATTTGTTGATGTCCAACTAGCCAAGGGAAGTCACTTCAGCAAGCCAAGAGTCTGTATGGGAAGGGAAAGCATGAAGAGTGTGGGTACAGATTGGCAAGATTCATCGAAGGCCATTAATATAACAACCTACCACaggttctaagtgttttatttttaagacatCAACACCGTGAGAGTCTATGTTCTGATTCAAAAAGACCATGGTTCTATGGCTTTCTGAGTCCTGTGGTTCAATGCTGACTGTGGTTCAATGTGAGTTGATACTGCAATCCTGGGGCCAGACCCTGCCTGGCCTTGTGACTTGGTCAGGGGGAAACCCTTCAGCTTCTCCTAGAGGAGGACTGTGGAAACAATCAGAGGATCCATGAGCAAAGGAGACCTAGACCAGGGTAGAAAATTTCCAGTCTGAGGGATCAGCAGCAATCTACTGGCTATAGCACAGGTAAAGAAATaggagcccagagaggaacagTCACAAAGCCAGCCAGCAACAGACCAAGACCAGAAGCCAAGTGGAGTCACTCCCTTTTGCTAAACTTCAGTTTCCAACCTAAACTGGGGATAACAACCCCTATCTGGAGCACCATTTGTAAACGGTAAAGCATGTTACAAAGGTAGTAAGGAATCATTTTGCTGATAGCCTGGGAGTGTGGGAGGGTTTGGGAGGGTAGAGTGGACAGGCTTATGACTTTCAGAGGAATCATCCAGCTCATTTATTCTAGCTTTTCCCCTGAGGCCCAGGACATAGAGTGGAGGAGAAGGGTATTATTAAATATCAGAGAGTTACTTAAAAGCCAGTTACCCTCCCCTCAGATGCAAAGCTTGGCCTTTGCTGACTCAACAGAGAAAATGAATCTTGGGCCTATGGATTTTCCTGTGTCTCTGGCAGGTGGAGGATGGGGGGTGGTGAGAGTGAAAAATAGGAACAGCAAGGTCTGCAGTGAAGTTTTCCCCTCCTGCTGGTGCATAAGTTACTCAAGAGGAGAGAACCTGGGGCTCCCCCCTCTCCCCTTTGCCGACAGATCTTCATCCTGCCAGGCCTGCCAGGCTGCTCCTCCCCATTCCCCATAGGAAGGGGGAGCAGAAGGAGAGGGGGAGCAGCAGGAAGGCGGTCGGGACGAAGGAAGTCTAGATCACAGGATGCTTCAGCATCAAACCTGGAGGAACCCCAACCACCCTACCTTTGCTTTATAGTTGGGCAAACTAAGGTCTTAACTGGGCTGGGGCAAAGCTCAAGGTCATATATAAGAAGATGGGGCACTTACATGGACAAATCACAGCATTACATTCCCCTCCATGACCCCCATCCCTAAAATAGCAAGGAACACAGGACTAGAAACTCCTCTAAGATCATCCTGTCCACACCTGCACAAACCCACATGCTTTTTTTTGCAGAGAAAGTAAGGTCTGGAAAGACAGAGACTTTCCCAGGGCCTTTAGCACTATCAAGATACCTCTGATGACAAAATGGACCTGAAGGTTCATGGGGAAGGGGCTACTGGCTGGGTAACCTCAGGAAGGTCACCGAACCTCTCTGAGCTCCCTATCAAGGTCCAGCGGGGCTTAGAGAGGGACAGGGTCTTTGGAGGGAGAGAAGCAGCTCAGTGAAGGAActagaagctcagacaggagaCAGCACCTTGAAGGCTCAGAGATGGACTTGGGGGTCTAGTAGGGTGGTAAATTGAAGAACTGGGGTCTAGCATGACTGACAGATTCTCATTTGGGCCCGGGACAATCACCTTACTTGGGTGGGAATGCGGGTGTCCCCCATGACCTGCCTTACTCTATGCCCTAAGGAAACCCTGAGGGCCTGAGTTTCTTTACCCACAGGCTCCCCTGGGATCTGACCCAGCCACACTCTCGGGAGAGAGGGAGACTTGGAGGGAGAGAGCTGCAGGGAAGATAAGCAGGAAACCTGAGCGCCTgtcaggctcaggtctcagccagctgtgcaaccttgggggGAAGCACTTAACCTTCCTGGACAGCTGTCTCCTGATGTAAAGCAGAGATGGGGGATCCTTACCAAGCTTGCCTCACAGCGATGGGAGGATTGAGCCAGaggtttaaaaaatcattatttcattcaataagCATCCCTGGTGCCTTCTCTGTGCTGAGCCCTGAGCTTCGTGCTGACAACACAGGAAGTCAGACCAGCACTGAGCCTGAAGAGCTGACAGTCAGGGAGCTCAGGGGAGCCCTGGCCCTCTGCCCACTAAGGAGAGAAGTTCAAAAAAGGGAGAAGGAAGCCATGTGGGCTTCCTGAAGGGGCAGAACTCAAGCGCAGCTGAGGGACAGTGGGCTGGACTTGAGTCAAGGGGAGAGAGCACcccaaggggggtggggggaatactCTGAGCAAAGAAACTTCCACTGGATACatcagaaaataaacacacaGCCTCAGATTCaaacacatttattgaacacctactgcaTACTGAATGCTGGCAACCACAAGATGGACATGTCTGCTCCTCCAGGGAAAAGAGACCCTTGAAAATGGCTCACAGACCTGGCTCCAGAGAAACTTGGACAAAGGAGGGGAACACCTACCTACAGATGGGAGGGGTGAACACTGGGCAGAGGCCACACACAGAGACAAGCAAGTAGAGACTCGTTTTATTAATAGCCACAGTGAGTCTGCCATGTTGGGGGAGGGAGCAACATGGAACAGCACAAAATGACATGGGAACTAATTAGTCCCCAAGAGGAGCAATGCCTCATCCAATATCACACGGTTGAAGCTTGGCAGGTGAGTGCTAGGCCCCCAGACCTAGGTGATATGGGTTTTCTTGTTTCAATGCACTTTCCATTCACTTTGTCACAACAGCCCCAAGAGGCTGGCAGGATGTAAGTTTGGAAACCACccactttacagaaaaagctGACAGCCCAGAGGTGGAGGGAGGCCCAAGGTCACACGAGACCAAACCTGGCATCTCTTCCTGGCCTCAGCTTTCTGGTTCAAGATGAGCTTTCCATTGGCACTGGACCCTCTCAGAGGTGGACCACCACCTTGGACAGAGCCTTGGGCGTGGAGCCTGGGGCCAGGTTTCCAAAGCCCTGACAACTCCTGGCTGTGAGGCAAATCCCTGGACCGCAGGCCACAGTGTCCCCATTTGTGCAACACAGTCGTTGCCTTGTTTTCTGGTACCTGATGATTCTAGGTCCTCTTCTGTGCCTCCTTTCCCCAACTGAGTATCTAGCACCCCCATTCAAGGCTGCCTGCTGCCCTGCAGCCCCTTTCCCAGAGGGGCCACCAACCAATCAGAAGCCAGACACCATGGGAGCCTGGGGAGTGGGCTCTGGCCTAGGCAGGTATTCTGTGGTTCCCCAGGGGCTGGAGGCAGAAAGGAATCTGTGCAATGGGACAGCGGAACACAGACCTTtctattcattcatgcatgcatgcatgcatccatttattcatccacacacatttactgagcacacTCTTGTGCTAGTCCCTGAACTGGAAACACAGTAAATGAATAAGACCCAATGCCTTCCACTAGGGAACATATCAGAGCTGGAGCTTGTAGCTGACATGGGCCAGGGTTGGAGGGAGTCCAATAGCCGAGGGCCCAGCCCCAATGGTGTCTACCTGAGAACTTGTGCCCATGTGAGAAAAGACATTACTAGCCTATTACCTCCACATACCAAGGACACAGTGGAGGGCAGGAGAGAGTGGGCTCAGAGTGTGCTGACCAATCTCTGGATGCATGGGCTTCATGTATGGGTCTGTAAGCTTGAAGCTCTGAGAATGCAACCAGGAATCTGCAAGGACCAGAAGTATGCATGTTCAAGTATTCATGTGTATATTAGTTAACCAACACATATCAGGACACACCCAAAGCTATACTCAGATGTGCACTTGTAGTAATGAGCCTACATGTATTTGCATGAGGCACATCTGAGTCTGCCAGGATCTGTGCACAAGCTTGTGCAAGCTTCCCATGCATGTATATGCACATGGGTCTGTGTGTTCACATGCGGACACACCTAGGTCTGTTTATGCATCAAGCATGACTCTTCACGTGCACATGTATAACTTTGCACATGTTTGTCCAATCCTGAATGTGCAAGTTATTGTTCTCATCTGACAAAGCCTGGAGAAGCTGTGATGGGGgtagggaagagggagggaagggggaggagagagctgGGTACCCCCAGCATGAACAGTCCTGGTCCTTAATGTTGGTCCTTGCCCAAGACACAGGCCACCGCAGGGTCTGCCTCTTCTCCTTAAGTGGTATTGATCTGTTGGTCGATCTGTTAAATataacctcagggaagaaatcaaCTCAACAACCATCCCCAATTCAAGAGAAAGAGACTGACTGATTCTGAGGGGGTTGTGGAGGTTCTATCCCAATCAGCTCTGCTGATACCACCGAATAGCCTGAGGATCAAGAATCAAGTGTCAGCCTCTCCAGCCTGAATAATTCATGCCAAGGCCAGGAGTGCTCCCTTCTGAGGAGCCTGTCTCTTTAAATCAGGTCTGGAGCTTCCcagttctggaaaaaaaaaaaaaaatccagaacaaaacaaaactataaacagCTCAGCCCCCACCTCAGCCAAGACCCCACTCCATGCTACAAAATCTGCTCCCATTCTCCTAACTTCTGGAATCCCAAACTTTCCCACACCATTCACCATTTACAGGGGGTCGCCTAGAGAGGAGAAGGGACAGGTAGATGGTGTCCAAGGAACCTCAACGTCCTGAGCTTCAATAGGAGGCCTAGTGGGGGTGCCCAGGTGTGGGGCagggagaagaaaagcaaaaggcTGAATCACTACACCCACCCAATACCTGTGCCAAGGAGAGGGCTTGTGGGAAGAGTCCAGCCTAGTGGAGGAACCCAGATCGGCGAACTCCCAGCAGAGCAGAGGAGAACAGCCAACgattggggaggggggtggggaagggaggactGCTGCAGACTTTCCACAGGGGACGGCATGGGGTCGAGAAAAGGCCGGTCTCAAGGGACTTGGAGTGTGGTGACACAGCTGTGCCTAAGGGAACTGGGGTCGTGCAAAGGAGGGGACCGAGGCTGGGGATTTTCCACTCTCTCTCCTTGCAATGCCTTCTCCCTGATCACAGATTAGGAAGAGGCCGAATAAGGAGTAATTCTCCCAGCCCACTCCTGAACCCTGTCTCAGTTGCAGGGGGAAAGGGGTCTAAAGTGCTCCCCGCAAATTCTAACTTCCTGGTGCCGGCACACCTGCCTGCTCTTCCCCGCCCAACCTCGCCCCATCCCACACTTgccagaaagggaagaggaaggaacaagCTTAAATGTAAGGGGAGAAAcgagggtgaggtggggggagcGCCTCCGAGAGCGAAACTTCTCAGCAGCCGCGGGGatggagaaggggaagaaaaagcgCAAAAGCAGAAAGCTCTGATTCTCGGGAGCCTCCCACCCCGCCTCCCGCGGCGTGGAGGGCGCGGAGACTCCGCTGGGGGCggaggaggaggctgggaggCGGGGAGGTGGGAGGCAAACCCTGCCCACTCGGCTCCGAGCCCGGAACGGCCACGAAGTCCGAGGCCGATGCGCAGGGCGAGGAGGGCACTGGGGGCGGGGGGGTTCTGCTCCCAGCCTGAACCCTCTCGCCCTCTGCCAGGAAAGTGAAGACTCCTCGGACTTACGAGAAAGCGGACTGACCGACCGACCGGGACTGCCAGTCGCTCCAGGTCAAGGACTTGCCCCACCCGACCCCCCCAAAAGGCGCTCCCAACTCACTGGTGAGCGCGGCGGCCCGGACGCTGGATGTGGGGGCGGCCGCCATGGCCCCGCAAGTGGGACAGCCGGGGCTCCGGGGGCCGCTGCTACCGGGGCTGCTGTTCGTGGCGGCTGCGCTGAGCCGACCGGCCGCGCCCTGTCCTTTCCAGTGCTACTGCTTCGGCGGCCCCACACTGCTGTTGCGCTGCGCGTCGGGCGCCGAGCTCCGGCAGCCGCCGCGGGACGTGCCGCCCGACGCGCGCAACCTCACCATCGTGGGCGCCAACTTGACCGTGCTGCGCGCTGCCGCCTTCGCGGGCGTGGACGCGgacggggaggaggaggaggaggaggaggtgggcgTGCGCCTACCGCTCCTGACCGCGCTGCGCCTCACGCACAACAACATCGAGGTGGTGGAGGATGGCGCCTTCGACGGGCTGCCCAGCCTGGCGGCGCTAGACTTAAGTCATAACCCGCTGCGCGCCCTGGGCGGCGCCGCCTTCCGCGGGCTGCCCGCGCTGCGCTCGCTGCAACTCAACCACGCGCTGGCACGGGGCGGCCTCGCGCTGCTGCACAAGTTGGACGCCGCTCTAGCCCCGCTGGCTGACCTGCGCCTCCTGGGCCTGGTGGGCAACGCGCTGAGCAGCCTGCCGCCCACCGCGCTGCGCCTGCCGCGCCTGGAGCAGCTGGACGCGCGTCTCAACGCGCTGGCGGGCCTGAGCACCGACGAGCTGCGAGCGCTGGAGCGCGATGGCGGCCACCCGGGGCCGCGTCTCTTGCTCGCCGACAACCCCCTGCGCTGCGGCTGCGGTGCGCGCCCCCTGCTGGCCTGGCTGCGCAACGCCACGGAGCGCGTACCCGACGCGCGGCGCCTGCGCTGCGCGGCCCCGCGGGCTCTGCACGACCACCCTTTCCTGGACCTGGATGAGGTGCGGCTGCACTGCGCGGACGGCGACGCCGATGGTCGCGAGGAAGAAGTGGGGCTCGCAGGCCCGGAGCTGGAAGCCTCCTACGTCTTCTTCGGGCTAGTGCTGGCGCTTATCGGCCTCATCTTCCTAATGGTGCTCTACCTAAACCGCCGCGGCATCCAGCGCTGGATGCGCAACTTGCGCGAGGCCTGCCGGGACCAGATGGAGGGCTACCACTACCGCTACGAGCAGGACGCCGACCCGCGCCGCGCGCCTGCCCCAGCTGCACCTGCTGGCTCCCGCGCCACTTCCCCGGGCTCGGGCCTCTGATCTTCCCCTGTCGGGGGTTGGGGGCTGCCCCCCGCCAGCTGATGACCTTATTGGGGCTGCCTGGCCCAAGACACCCGCCCGCTGTCTTAGGGGCTCTGAGACCTGCCCCTGACCGGCTGAGATCTTTGGATTATGGCGATTCCCAGCCCCACCCAGAAGCTCCAAGCTTTTCCCCACCCCCGCCCTCTTCCAGCCTCTGGGAGCTCCCACAACCAAAGACCCTGAGACACCTTTGATTCCAGAAACTCCACCCGCCCGTCCCAGACTCAAACACATCCCTCCTGGACCACCAAAAGCTCCCTCCCCTTTTCAAGACTTACATAGACCCTGTCCTTCAACCTGGAAGCCCTGCGACCATTTCCACCAACCTGTTCCAAGCCCAACCTTCCCAAAATCCCAGGCTTCCCTAGCACTGATCCCTCTCTCCAGCTTGGAGCCCTCAGCTCCCCTCCCAGGGTTCAGGGATCCTCACTTCCCATTCTGGTCTCTGTAGCAGAGCACCTCCATCAGCAGGTTTTTGTGGACTCTGAGCCTTGTGCCACATCCCAGAGCTCCACCCTGCATAGAGACCCACATTATGGGGTTCTGAAGGTCAGGGCACCCTCCCCAATCTGAGGATGTATTCATACCCCTGCCCCTCTCACCACCTGCCTCCCCAGCTCTGGCCAGGACCCTCCCTTCCTTAACCCAGTCTTGAGATTCAACTCCCAGGCTCTCTCCCATCCCAGGGACAAGTGCACCCTGGTGTAGCCTTAGGGTGGAGCTGATCTCAGCCTTTCCGCACTGGGGTTCTGATACCCAATACTTAGTGCTTGTACCCAATTTCAAACTCTCAGCTCTTCACCCCAATTTGAGTTTCATTACCCTGTTCAAGTTTTGGGCTCTCAACCCCTACCCCCATCACCTGTATTCAGTACCCACCCCTGTCACTCACTGGATCAAGGTCCAGTAAGGAATCTCATCCTGGGATGTGCTCAGCCCCCTTTCCTCCCAGGACGAGCTCTCCAGCCTTGCAAGACAGGTACCACACACCCCTGCCCCTTATTAGCTAATCCTcaaggggaaggagagagcccTGGGGAGGTGATATGGATGGTCAGGCCTCAGATCCACGGTCACCATCCATCATGGCCTCAGAGACCCTGAGAAGGACTCTGAAAGACTAGGAGCTGCTGCCCACCAGtttctctgccctctttcccacCCACTGTGGCACTTCTCCAGTGGGGATTCCTTGCCCCTCCCATATGCCTTCTGGAAAAGGAAGGGGCTCTTGCTTCCTGTCTCAGGCACAAACCCTCCTGTTTAGGGTCAGAGCCTCAGCGCCCTGCCTTCTGCATGATCCCAAAGCACAATTGGTGAGTTGGGAGGGGGCCACCTCTCCCTAACTCTCCACCCCCTAAGTCAGGCAGAATGGCTGGCCTGTGCTGCCGCTGCACACAGGAAGTTGACCTCCTTCAACATATTGGCTCGAGGCCTGCCTTCTCAACCCCTCACCCCACCCGCCAAATCTGGATCTCCCTTGGGCAGTTTTCTATAAAGTCTGCAGTAATCTCTGGAACTCTGCTCCTGAAAGTGGTGCCGTGTCATTTCTGCTTACCTTGGGGCATTGATGGAGGTGGAAGGGGACACTTGGGAGGGCACTTTGGACTTATGCAAGGTGAGGCAGTGATCTTTTGTGTCTTCTGTCAGACCGTGGGAGAAGTCAGTTCTGACTGCCCATAGCAGGATTGAGGTTAGACACATGGTGGGACTTCCCATTGAGATGGCATTGCTCTCCAAAATCAGTCTGCTTTTTGTTCTGTGAGATGGGGTTATCCACAGCCAGCATGGGATCCTAAGCTTCCTCTACatccttttctccttccatttctCATCACAGGTGGAGAGGAGGGGTTAGGGAGAGAGTAGTCAGACTAGCAAACACTAACCTCAGCCAAGGCTATCAGGGAGGAAATCCAGCTACTGAGAATCAGAAGCAGTTAATTCCCTCTGCAGGCAGACAGGAAAGAATAGGGCTCATTTACTGCTTTGGGATCATCCCTCTGATGAATTACTTGGTACTCCCTTATGTCCTGTGTCACGCCATACTCTTCCTGGCGGTGGGGAGGGAGGGTTAGAAGACAGAGGAGGGGAGAACTGCATCTTGGGTATgtcagaagctaagagaagcagcagccagggACATGGGGGCGGGGGTGTGTGGATAAAGGGACCCCTTCAATATGTGGAGCAAGAAGACAATTGGGTTCTGGGCCAGTAGGGCCAGGATAAGGGTTTTTTCTCTTGCTTCAAGGTCCCCAGGCTGGATAATCGTCCCTTTGCAGTCACAGAGTCCTAATCAGTTGGCAGAAGTCTAGAATTCTGGCATTTTAGAACCTTAAGGCCACATAATATATGAGAATTTGTGCCTTGTAAAAGTTGAAAAGGAGCCCGGAGGTAATGGGGGCCACCTCCTCAGCTGTCTCAACAGGAAGCACCCTCTCACAATGGAGAACTCACTCCTTCCCCTCCTAGGGGTTCCCATTTAAGTGCCACAGGGAACCGTCTGTGGCTTTCTGACAGTCCCAGCTTTACGTTGTGGCCAGGATCATGCCTCATCCCAAGACAGCCCTTCACAGAGTTGGAGACAGTGTCTGAGTCTCCATATATTCTCCTAGCAAATTCCACccccccttctctttccttttgggaaAGGGTTAAATCCTCTTGAAGCATTTCCATCTGTTAGTAACCTTCAAAGGGGGCCCTACCAATCCCTCTAGGACAAAAAGGCGATGAGCTCTCTAACCCAAGGTCACCTCCTGAGTTGCAAAGACATGCCCTCTGGTAATGTAGCCTAAGACTGCAATAGGTTCTGGCAAATAAAACATgctattagctgtgggtttgcGGTCAGCAAAAATCTTTGAGGTTTTTATATGTGAGCTGCTGCTAAGAATTAGTGGCCTTGGGCCTTATGGGACCATCAACAGGTTCCCGGGGGCCCTGAGCCTTGCCTCCTTTGCAAATCCAGCCATTCATTCAGCCTTTGCTGAACACAAACTCTGCCAGTCCTAGAGAAGCTAATGATCCAGGAGAGAAATCATATTTAATCAAGgtctagagaaaagaaaaagggcctCTGACCCAGCCTAGGGAGACTTACTGGAGGAAGTCATGTTTGAGCTGGgttttgaagaatgagtaggagtTTGCCAAGCAAAGATCAAAAGGCTCAGCTTGTGCAGTGGCCTAGAGGCAGGAAGGTATTGTTAGTCTGAGGATTGGAGAAGACCAGCaatggtggggggcagggaggaggatgTGCATGTGGGTGAGATGGAGCTACATTCTCCACATTCTGCTCTGCTCTGCAGGGGGAGGAGAAGTTATGAAGTGGAGAGGTGGGATATGGGAGTCAGGAAAGCTGCACTGTGCCTCTTACCTGCAGAGCCTGGTTGTTGCTTCCTTCTCCCATCCACTTTGTGCCAGTGTTCATGCTAGACTCGGGAGATGTAGAGTGGAATGAGACCATGGAAGGGACCACTATGGGAGCTCAGAAGAGACCTTGGAGGTAAAGGTAAGATGAGGTCCAGCTGGGCCTGCCCTGACTCCCTGATGCCACCCACCCACTCTGCAGTGCCAAGGCCCCGCTGAATGGCCAGCCTCTCCTTCTGATCAGGATGGGTCGGGGCCCAGAGACGTGGGGCCACAGTAACCAAGTGCCGGGGGGAAAATCTACCTACAGGATGCCCGTTTAAAGAGCAAGGATGGTAGAGagcaggagagggagggaagggcgTGTGACTATCAAAATGTGATAGACAGGAAACCAGCTACAAACTTTGAGAAGCACGTCAGACTTCCCAGGGTTCTGTGACCCTGTAAAAATTGtgaaatttctttccttctgagttAGAAACCCAAAACAAAAGGAAGCCATAAGGGCTGTCTTGAGAAACCTCTTGCCTCCATGATACCTGTGATCTGGGGTGGGAACGGGGAGGGCTCAGCTGGAGCCTGGAGGCTTTGGTCCTAGGTCCGTCAGCATTACCGGTGGAGTCTGTACTGTGCATTGGGTGCTGGGGATTCAGAGCCAGCTCCTCCCCTCATGGCCCCTGTCCTACCCCGTGACCCTGGACAGCTGCCTGCCTCTCTCTGGCTTCAGGTTCCTCTTCAGTCCAGGCTGGGGACTGGTGTCATGACCTCCAAAGGCACTGCCTGCTCTGACTGAAGTCTATCTCCTTCTTCATTAAGTCTCTGCCTGGCAGGCTTGAGGCCCTAATTGATGGGCATGGCCTTTTCCTGGCCTGGGAGAAGTGACAGGAGCAGTTAATATTCCTGTGGTAATGCACTTGGCTGCCTTCAgagtcccccacccccatccctcaccACCCCCTCACAGCCTCTGCCCTCTTCCCTCAGCCCTGCCTCAGGGCAATTAGCCTGAAGATGGCCAGCCCCATGGAGACCACTCTCAACTAACCCTTAGTTGTACTAGTGAGACGATGGAGGCCCAGAGAGTCCAGAAGCCCATCtagttcatgcatgttgtcaggAGCAGAGCAGACCCAGAGCC
This genomic stretch from Choloepus didactylus isolate mChoDid1 chromosome 6, mChoDid1.pri, whole genome shotgun sequence harbors:
- the TPBGL gene encoding trophoblast glycoprotein-like; its protein translation is MAPQVGQPGLRGPLLPGLLFVAAALSRPAAPCPFQCYCFGGPTLLLRCASGAELRQPPRDVPPDARNLTIVGANLTVLRAAAFAGVDADGEEEEEEEVGVRLPLLTALRLTHNNIEVVEDGAFDGLPSLAALDLSHNPLRALGGAAFRGLPALRSLQLNHALARGGLALLHKLDAALAPLADLRLLGLVGNALSSLPPTALRLPRLEQLDARLNALAGLSTDELRALERDGGHPGPRLLLADNPLRCGCGARPLLAWLRNATERVPDARRLRCAAPRALHDHPFLDLDEVRLHCADGDADGREEEVGLAGPELEASYVFFGLVLALIGLIFLMVLYLNRRGIQRWMRNLREACRDQMEGYHYRYEQDADPRRAPAPAAPAGSRATSPGSGL